A stretch of the Chanos chanos chromosome 1, fChaCha1.1, whole genome shotgun sequence genome encodes the following:
- the slc43a1a gene encoding solute carrier family 43 member 1a, whose amino-acid sequence MKGMVPSLSQAYARRWWMACTAVLENLWCSAVLLGWASLLIMLKTEGLYSHLCTENGTDVVNSMGNKSKSNFMGEWPVCVDQDEMLNLGFTIGSFLLSAATLPLGILMDRYGPRPLRLTGSACFALSCAMMSISAYNPAVLSALIFLALSLNGFGGICLTFTSLTLPNMFGSLSSTIMSLMIGSYASSAVTFPGVKLIYDAGVSFNVIMWVWTALACLVFINCFLNWPAEAFPTPEEMEQMRKQRSEKAPENGKLSTTDGEQLSLSPVEHRHSTEKLPSEVPSSVPFRRSVFSPIFLWSLVTMGITQLRIIFFMGAMNKMVEFFITHGEKENLSEKVAEKAEETVSFYSGIFGVLQLLCLATCPLIGYIMDWKMKECETDGKGVTDGQKSGPKRDRKIQKLTNAMRAFTFTNMLLIMFGVLSLINSLPLQILTFILHTMVRGFIHSCCGGLYAAVYPSKHFGTLTGLQSMISAMVALLQQPLFIAMLGPLKGDAHWINVGLLIASLAGFLLPGYLYYHRRHLKKEKVEREKVDTRSAPEKQALNPHEANGIGHHSNGHLPQEA is encoded by the exons ATGAA gggcatggttccctctctctcccaggccTATGCCCGGCGCTGGTGGATGGCGTGTACAGCAGTGCTGGAGAACCTGTGGTGTTCTGCTGTTCTACTGGGCTGGGCTTCTCTCCTCATAATGCTTAAAACCGAGGGCCTTTACTCTCACCTGTGCACAG AAAATGGGACAGATGTTGTGAACTCCATGGGGAATAAGAGTAAGTCTAACTTCATGGGGGAGTGGCCCGTGTGTGTGGACCAGGATGAGATGCTGAATCTGGGCTTTACCATCGGCTCCTTCCTGCTCAGTGCTGCTACTCTGCCACTGGGCATCCTTATGGACCGATACGGACCCAGACCACTACGCCTAACTgggag TGCGTGTTTTGCTCTGTCATGTGCGATGATGTCCATCTCGGCGTATAATCCAGCAG tTCTGTCTGCACTCATCTTTCTCGCTCTGTCACTCAATGGCTTTGGAGGAATCTGTCTGACCTTCACATCATTAACG CTGCCGAACATGTTTGGGAGTCTGAGTTCCACCATCATGTCTTTGATGATTGGCTCGTATGCCTCCTCCGCCGTTACTTTCCCAGGAGTTAAG TTGATTTATGATGCGGGAGTTTCATTTAACGTCATCATGTGGGTGTGGACTGCCCTGGCGTGTCTTGTCTTCATAAACTGTTTCCTGAACTGGCCCGCAGAGGCTTTCCCTACGCCTGAGGAGATGGAGCAGAT GAGAAAGCAACGATCTGAAAAAGCTCCTGAGAATGGAAAATTAAGCACCACTGACGGAGAGCAGTTAAGTCTGTCCCCTGTAGAGCACCGTCACTCAACAGAAAAACTGCCCAGTGAAGTACCAA gcTCTGTGCCTTTCCGTCGCTCTGTTTTTTCGCCCATTTTCCTGTGGAGTCTGGTTACCATGGGAATCACTCAACTGCGAATCATCTTCTTCATGGGAGCCATGAACAAGATGGTGGAATTCTTCATCACCCATGGCGAGAAAGAGAact tgtCTGAGAAGGTGGCTGAAAAGGCTGAGGAGACAG TGAGTTTCTACTCTGGGATCTTTGGTGtgctgcagctgctgtgttTGGCGACCTGTCCTCTGATTGGTTACATTATGGACTGGAAGATGAAGGAATGTGAGACGGATGGGAAGGGTGtgacagatggacagaaaag TGGTCCAAAGCGTGACAGAAAGATCCAGAAATTAACCAATGCCATGAGAGCCTTCACCTTCACCAACATGTTACTGATCATGTTCGGCGTACTGTCCCTCATCAACAGCCTGCCACTTCAG aTTCTGACATTTATCCTGCACACTATGGTTCGCGGTTTTATTCACTCCTGCTGTGGAGGACTGTACGCTGCTGT GTACCCATCTAAACACTTTGGGACTCTCACTGGTCTCCAGTCTATGATCAGTGCCATGGTGGCATTGCTCCAGCAGCCGCTCTTCATCGCCATGTTGGGACCGCTCAAAGGCGACGCCCACTGG ATCAATGTAGGCCTGCTGATTGCCTCATTGGCCGGTTTCCTGTTGCCAGGATACCTGTACTACCACCGCAGACACCTGAAAAaggagaaggtggagagagagaaggtggacaCACGGTCCGCCCCGGAGAAACAGGCTCTCAACCCCCATGAAGCAAACGGCATTGGTCACCACAGCAACGGCCATCTCCCCCAGGAGGCGTAA